The genomic window cgctcATATTacggaaatatttaatataatttttgaaaattcttttttagttttagCTGTTCTACtgcgaagaaaatatatagcaaagaaaaacaaaaggaAAACTTTCAACTTTTCAACCCTAtcaatttcaaacaaatattagattatatcgaaaagataaaaaattatgcgtttataaaatcaaaatcagaCAAAAAGTTACGTAAAATTCGTAAGAAAAAATTGGAGCATTTTCTGTGTCCAATTGTCGAAAATTCCATGACGTATTATTTTGTGTGGGAAAGCATAAATAGAATTTCTGTTCAGAAAtcatggtaaaaaaaaattaataaattaaattgttattaatattaaaaattaatgtgactTGTGAttgtatagataatatataattttattttcagcgaattgttttctaatttgacatttgaatATTACTTTAACCTGATTTTTTACATGATGAGAAAGTTACGATTTTATCAtgagcaaataaaatttatgatgatgCCAACGACAAAAATGATTTTGGAAAGACAACTTACGATCATGGCGAAATGTTTTCAACCACATATATCTTATTCGGTCATAGATACGTGGTTAAATAACGTAACGCAGACAGTActattttatctgaaaaataaacatcCAAGTCATTCAATTTGTTCTACGGCTgtagagaaattttctttttggagAGACAACAACATTCATGAAAGTTTCTGGAATGAAACAGAATTAACGCAAATTATGTGTGttcttggaaaatatatatattccgagTTAGagtttcatgaaatattaatgacattAGATTTCGAAAccgaatatatagaatatgtaagttgcttttaattattttaaattgaaataataatccatAATGCACTGctcaaatgtaattataatttttattttttattattgttcaatatacaatttttctaatataattttatatagattctaGAACATTTTCGAGAACTTCTATTGACTATCACCTATCGCATCGTAGCTAGAAGACTCGGCATATGCAGTTGTCTGACAACAGAAGGAGTAAATATTGAAGTTATATGGTGGCCAAGAttgtaaatatgatttttgtcTATTGCTAAAACTCTATCAATACATATCCTACACGtttttacattgaattttatgatttcgtagattaattatttgtagcataaaaatattttcttctcgagCACTAACACAACGTTACGCGTcgtgttatatatacacatacaaagagataataataatcattttgttctctaaaaaattaaactcaccataaaatatttatatgaagtaatataatttcttttacaaaagtgattcttttatttattttatacataatatattcatatatttaagttaaaaaaatacgttttataaattatatttcattggtagaaactattaattttttataactttgtgTTAACATgtatgaaatgataaaatgactTTGTGCAAAATAaccgataaaatttattttaaaagaatttgtataatttttaaaatatgttagacagttattttttattttatactgtaaaaaatttggtGTCAAAtcactttgattatttttttaaatgttttaaaaaagctTTTATAACAGCTTTTAACACAGCTTCTTTTTAAAACAGCTTGTTGCGACAATTGAAATTTCtgcacatttataattaatgcattgcaaatgcttgaaaaattataaattttaattacatatagaaCATTCTTTCTATATGCTTaaacgcatatatatgtatataaaaaagtttctttattatagttaCAGGAATTATAGTTACAGGAATAATCAAGGATGCTTTAATGTAAATTCGGATCCCTTACTTTGCACATCAGACGTGCtcagttttataaattgtccaaaaaatctatttacacAAGTACCAAAGATTCCATGTTTTAaggttaattattttttatattaattttaaattattaataaatataacagtcAATTATAAGTCTTGTAAATAAcatgttaatttaatgaatcttagtacatttcatattaatgagtaaatataataaaattctctttattctATATGCaatcaaaaatgtattatcaaaattttatttgcttatcttttttttaggaaaCAAAAGCAATAATGACATATTTGCATGATAAAGTTAAATctgttattcataaaatacaatttaattggaatatcaaaatatacaaagttttactgaatttttcaaataagtacggcgaaaatattgaaattgaatataaacaaattacaaGTACAACAGAGGTAGGTTATAacacattgtaaaatttaatatattcatatatatgaatatatctatctatgaaaagattatattaattatatttatttattcagttattacattattttaaaaattgcttgcATAAAATACCGATTGAATTTTGCTATAATGTTTCTACAGGATAAATCTAACACAGTGGAGAAATCATTAAATGTgaggacaaaatatattaaatttgccgTTGGAATGATAGTCACTCATTCGCATGATTCCGATGATTGTGATGGCGTAATAATTGGATGGGATAATACATGTGACATAGAGGTCGTAGACAAATTAGAGTGGAGTTTTTTCAAACCTTGTTACTATAATTTCATCTACGCACAAGCACGAAATGATATTGATGTCGATATTGATTGTGAACAGCCGTACTATATTATTCTCactgagaataaaaaatgttatgtgCGACAAGgtatgattattaatagcgTTCTTATAAAGAACATGTGtgttttataatctttcatCTGTGCAATGGAAaatatggtttttttttaaattttagatgcaATACGGCCTTGTCAGCccaaaaaaatcgataacatAGAAATTGGAAAATACTTCTCCAATTTCGAAGGTACGCATTACGTACCGAATGAAACCTTAAGAAAACATTACCCAGAAGATATCGCTGCAATACTCAGTATACTTGCTAAATGAGATACTACTTTAGCCTTAGTATTTAAAGCATCTGCAAAAGCCATTTCTAATACTCGTGAATTAATAATGACACGCACtatgaaagtttttttaaactacGCATCGCTTTCTCAAATTCTTTATTACAACTgtcgaaaaattttgttgagtTTGCGTCATCCAATCCGCGACGTTgtacattatttatgaaatggcgacaaaaaaaattttaaaaacattactaATTCGTGTTactaattctattattataattgatataatttttgaaaatataagtattgtttgttttaattttagatattctaaagcgaaaaaaactataaaacaaacaaaaaaaataaattagcttactattttaatatatatatatttaagattatgttttttattaac from Cataglyphis hispanica isolate Lineage 1 chromosome 16, ULB_Chis1_1.0, whole genome shotgun sequence includes these protein-coding regions:
- the LOC126855613 gene encoding F-box only protein 21-like, whose product is MTYLHDKVKSVIHKIQFNWNIKIYKVLLNFSNKYGENIEIEYKQITSTTEDKSNTVEKSLNVRTKYIKFAVGMIVTHSHDSDDCDGVIIGWDNTCDIEVVDKLEWSFFKPCYYNFIYAQARNDIDVDIDCEQPYYIILTENKKCYVRQDAIRPCQPKKIDNIEIGKYFSNFEGTHYVPNETLRKHYPEDIAAILSILAK